The Paenibacillus uliginis N3/975 genome has a window encoding:
- a CDS encoding IS5 family transposase (programmed frameshift) — protein MKRRYEIHDDQWELIKDVLPAERKKQGGRPAKNNRTMLNAMLWIARTGAPWRDLPEYYGPWKSVYTRFRRWQMSGVWERVLEQISIEPDFENVMIDATIVRVHQHGAGAKGGKQFQAIGRSRGGLTTKIHAIVDALGNPLRFELTGGQNHDCVTGYDMLKCMELAGANVLADRAYDTNDILDFLHEQQAQPVIPSKKSRKIQRECDWWLYKERHEIECFFNKIKHYRRIATRFDKLACTFRAFLTLASIMVWLA, from the exons ATGAAGAGACGATACGAAATACATGACGATCAGTGGGAACTTATCAAAGACGTGTTGCCAGCCGAACGAAAGAAACAAGGAGGACGACCTGCAAAAAATAACCGGACCATGCTCAATGCCATGCTCTGGATTGCTAGAACCGGCGCGCCTTGGCGCGATTTACCGGAGTATTATGGTCCCTGGAAATCGGTTTACACTCGGTTTCGTCGGTGGCAAATGTCAGGCGTATGGGAGCGAGTCCTTGAACAGATTTCGATTGAACCCGACTTCGAAAATGTGATGATCGATGCGACGATTGTTCGCGTTCATCAACATGGAGCCGGAGCAAAAGGGGGCA AGCAATTTCAGGCAATCGGCCGCTCCAGAGGCGGATTAACAACCAAAATCCATGCAATTGTAGATGCGCTGGGTAACCCTTTGCGTTTTGAACTCACCGGCGGCCAAAATCATGATTGTGTGACCGGTTATGACATGTTGAAATGCATGGAACTCGCTGGAGCAAACGTGTTGGCTGATCGAGCTTATGACACCAATGATATTCTCGATTTTCTTCATGAGCAGCAGGCTCAGCCCGTGATTCCGAGCAAAAAATCTCGTAAGATTCAGCGTGAATGTGACTGGTGGCTCTACAAAGAACGTCATGAAATCGAATGTTTTTTCAACAAGATTAAACACTACCGCCGGATAGCTACCCGGTTCGATAAATTAGCCTGTACGTTTAGAGCTTTTTTGACACTGGCTTCCATTATGGTTTGGTTGGCTTAG